From Amycolatopsis cihanbeyliensis, a single genomic window includes:
- a CDS encoding DUF3040 domain-containing protein, whose translation MPLSEHEQRLLEQIERELYAEDPKFASTVRGTRLRRPARKRRFQGAALFVVGVALLVLGVMVPFRVAEIPLISVAGFLVMFLGVLLAVTSLRSHGDGEGAEGAEAASGGKHPPRRSSFTQRMEDRFRQRFDDQQ comes from the coding sequence ATGCCACTCTCCGAGCATGAGCAGCGGCTGCTCGAACAGATCGAGCGCGAGCTCTATGCCGAGGACCCCAAGTTCGCATCTACGGTGCGAGGCACGAGACTGCGCCGTCCCGCGCGCAAACGGCGGTTCCAGGGCGCGGCCCTGTTCGTCGTGGGCGTCGCGCTCCTGGTGCTGGGCGTGATGGTGCCGTTCCGGGTTGCCGAGATCCCGCTGATCAGCGTGGCCGGCTTCCTGGTGATGTTCTTAGGGGTCCTGCTCGCCGTCACCTCGCTGCGGTCGCACGGGGACGGAGAAGGCGCCGAAGGCGCCGAGGCCGCCTCGGGCGGGAAGCATCCACCGCGCCGTAGTTCCTTTACGCAGCGGATGGAAGACCGCTTCCGGCAGCGTTTCGACGACCAGCAGTAA
- a CDS encoding AAA family ATPase, protein MTSRTQSAAPGEQVTQQSLYPGSDGGPRDQEGTASLEELHDAARRITGNVERVLVGKPEVVRIALVTLLAQGHLLVEDVPGVGKTSLAKALARSIDCSVSRVQFTPDLLPSDVTGVSIYNRQTGNFEFRYGPVFANIVVGDEINRASPKTQSALLECMEEQQVTVDTTTYHLDEPFMVIATQNPIEMEGTYALPEAQRDRFTARVSIGYPDPQAELAMVDEHSGHNPLGELEPVSDAETVSRLISVVRRVHVAPEVRQYAVELVSATRQVPELRLGASPRATLHLVRAARAQAALSGRDFVVPDDLHAVAVPVLAHRLVLTTEAHAARRSATDVVRAVLHRVPVPHGNAAGNGQVRR, encoded by the coding sequence GTGACGTCGAGAACGCAGTCTGCTGCGCCCGGCGAACAGGTAACGCAACAGTCGCTCTACCCGGGTAGCGACGGCGGACCGCGGGACCAGGAAGGCACCGCGAGCCTCGAGGAGTTGCACGACGCCGCCCGCCGGATCACGGGCAACGTGGAGCGGGTGCTGGTCGGCAAGCCCGAGGTCGTGCGGATCGCGCTGGTCACCCTGCTCGCACAGGGGCACCTCCTGGTCGAGGACGTGCCGGGGGTCGGCAAGACCTCACTGGCCAAGGCGCTGGCCCGGTCGATCGACTGCTCGGTGAGCCGCGTCCAGTTCACCCCCGACCTGTTGCCGAGCGATGTCACCGGGGTGTCCATCTACAACCGGCAGACCGGAAACTTCGAGTTCCGCTACGGCCCGGTTTTCGCCAACATCGTGGTCGGCGACGAGATCAACAGGGCCTCCCCGAAGACCCAGTCGGCGCTGCTGGAGTGCATGGAGGAACAGCAGGTCACGGTGGACACCACCACCTACCACCTCGACGAGCCGTTCATGGTGATCGCCACCCAGAACCCGATCGAGATGGAGGGCACCTACGCCCTGCCCGAGGCGCAGCGGGACCGGTTCACCGCGCGGGTGTCCATCGGCTACCCCGACCCGCAGGCCGAGCTGGCCATGGTGGACGAGCACTCGGGGCACAACCCGCTCGGCGAGCTGGAGCCAGTGTCCGACGCCGAGACGGTCAGCAGGCTGATCAGCGTCGTCCGTCGAGTGCACGTCGCGCCCGAGGTACGGCAGTACGCCGTCGAACTGGTCAGTGCCACCCGGCAGGTCCCGGAGCTGCGACTGGGCGCCTCCCCCCGGGCCACCCTGCACCTGGTGCGGGCGGCGCGGGCGCAGGCCGCGCTCTCCGGCCGCGATTTCGTGGTGCCGGACGACCTGCACGCCGTCGCCGTTCCGGTGCTGGCGCACCGGCTGGTGCTCACCACCGAGGCACATGCCGCCCGCCGCTCGGCGACCGACGTCGTGCGCGCGGTGCTGCACCGCGTCCCCGTCCCGCACGGCAACGCGGCGGGCAACGGGCAGGTCCGGCGGTGA
- a CDS encoding GNAT family N-acetyltransferase has protein sequence MLRPEFPIGTARLDLRPFTMADLEQVHAYQSRADVARYLYWEPRSAAEVEAALARRLDRDRLTREGDCLSLAVRRVDTGHLIGELDLDWLSERHRSGEIGFIFHPDQHGHGFATESAAELLRLGFTGLGLHRIIARCDARNTASAGVMERLGMRREAYLRHNEIVKGRWADALVYAILDSEWTAGT, from the coding sequence ATGCTCCGGCCGGAATTCCCGATCGGCACCGCCCGGCTCGACCTGCGCCCGTTCACCATGGCCGATCTCGAGCAAGTGCACGCCTACCAGTCCCGCGCGGACGTCGCCCGGTACCTGTACTGGGAGCCGCGCTCGGCCGCCGAGGTCGAGGCGGCACTGGCACGCAGGCTCGACCGGGACCGGTTGACGCGGGAGGGAGACTGCCTCAGCCTTGCCGTCCGGCGGGTGGACACCGGTCACCTGATCGGCGAACTCGACCTGGACTGGTTGAGCGAGCGGCACCGCAGCGGGGAGATCGGCTTCATCTTCCACCCCGACCAGCACGGCCACGGTTTCGCCACCGAGTCGGCCGCGGAACTGCTCCGCCTGGGTTTCACCGGCCTGGGCCTGCACCGGATCATCGCCAGGTGTGACGCACGAAACACGGCCTCGGCCGGGGTGATGGAGCGGCTCGGCATGCGCCGCGAGGCGTACCTGCGGCACAACGAGATCGTCAAGGGCCGGTGGGCCGACGCCCTGGTCTACGCGATCCTGGACTCGGAGTGGACGGCTGGTACCTGA
- a CDS encoding transglutaminaseTgpA domain-containing protein: MTAAPPGQAQPHQVQPQRPSRQPAAWGGTVLAPVAAGLATICAATSLTGVVAGWAWLGYVIVATVLVACTGLALRTLRTPTLLVGLAQLAVLLFLVVGVFTRSGTLAILPGPTALAELNDVLVASFEQVRTGLPPVEAGPPILCLVTIAIGLVAILVDTLAIAASAPAASGLILLCVYAVPASLSNELLPWWTFALGAGAFAGLLAVDGSHRHRRWRNRDGPSLGGSPSAATAPVAVVCVALLVGLVAGSGVTAIGTAGRLPGAGSGDQTAVSGGLGVNPFTSLRGMLDQGANVELFRVRGLGDDQRLLRAFTLNTYRPNEGWGLPEAMPAGVPANGPLPAAPGDNGTAQSREIQIDPVNWVDVWLPVYGAPRNLANISDGWFYDQTSGSVFRERRQAPGPYVEMASLTEPSREELRAARSNPSELPPIYTEAGQVDPRVMALAEQLTRNEPTTFDKAAALWRYFTTAENGFTYDTRTAEASDSDALADFLLNGKRGFCEQFASAMAVMLRALDIPARVAVGFTTGYPASDYRSITSQDAHAWVEVYFGASGWVSFDPTPLADGRGYLPPYLQRNDTPSDSSGDTGAEEPSPSASPEPSAGAETEQNAVPLPPGEAQPNFLERPPAWSGWGALIAGLAALVLTVATVLLGRRSSALRHRSGGVPDWLSATVGLLWVVSLVLAGWQVHWTFALGLLIIVLLGLAPSVAREVTRRRRLRTIATSRSTAADAAWDELLDECADRGTTIPKSDTVRVAAQKLAHRHHLDEEGKDHLRTVVGVVERSWYSPTDREGDPEFASAFHGLRQSLRRSAPVSLRGRLLPRSLFRRRG; this comes from the coding sequence ATGACCGCCGCACCGCCAGGGCAGGCGCAGCCGCACCAGGTTCAGCCCCAGCGACCCTCCCGGCAGCCGGCGGCGTGGGGCGGTACCGTACTCGCGCCGGTCGCGGCCGGGTTGGCCACGATCTGCGCCGCTACCTCGCTCACCGGGGTGGTCGCCGGCTGGGCATGGCTCGGCTACGTGATCGTGGCGACCGTGCTGGTCGCCTGCACCGGCCTGGCCCTGCGCACCCTGCGCACCCCGACCTTGCTGGTCGGCCTCGCCCAGTTGGCCGTGCTGCTGTTCCTGGTGGTCGGGGTGTTCACCCGCAGCGGCACCCTGGCCATCCTGCCCGGGCCCACGGCCCTGGCCGAGCTGAACGACGTGCTGGTGGCCTCGTTCGAGCAGGTTCGCACCGGCCTGCCGCCGGTGGAGGCGGGCCCGCCGATCCTGTGCCTGGTCACCATCGCGATCGGGCTGGTCGCGATCCTGGTGGACACGCTGGCGATCGCGGCGAGCGCCCCGGCGGCCAGCGGCCTGATCCTGCTGTGTGTCTACGCGGTGCCCGCGTCCCTTTCCAACGAGCTGTTGCCGTGGTGGACCTTCGCCCTCGGTGCCGGCGCCTTCGCCGGGCTGCTCGCGGTGGACGGCAGCCACCGGCACCGGCGCTGGCGCAATCGCGACGGCCCGAGTCTCGGCGGGTCACCGAGCGCGGCCACCGCGCCGGTCGCCGTGGTCTGTGTGGCGTTGCTGGTCGGCCTGGTGGCCGGGTCCGGGGTGACGGCGATCGGCACAGCGGGCAGGCTGCCCGGCGCCGGCAGCGGGGACCAGACGGCGGTCAGCGGTGGGCTGGGCGTCAACCCGTTCACCTCCCTGCGGGGCATGCTGGACCAGGGCGCCAACGTGGAGCTGTTCCGAGTCCGCGGGCTCGGCGACGACCAGCGCCTGCTGCGCGCGTTCACGCTGAACACCTACCGCCCCAACGAGGGTTGGGGGTTACCGGAGGCGATGCCGGCCGGGGTACCCGCGAACGGCCCGCTGCCGGCGGCGCCAGGGGACAACGGCACCGCGCAGAGCCGGGAGATCCAGATCGACCCGGTCAACTGGGTGGACGTGTGGCTGCCGGTGTACGGCGCACCACGCAACCTCGCCAACATCTCCGATGGCTGGTTCTACGACCAGACCAGCGGCTCGGTGTTCCGCGAGCGGCGGCAGGCACCGGGACCGTACGTCGAGATGGCCTCGCTGACCGAGCCCAGCAGGGAGGAGCTACGCGCCGCGCGGTCGAATCCCTCGGAGCTCCCGCCGATCTACACCGAGGCCGGCCAGGTGGATCCCCGGGTGATGGCGCTGGCCGAGCAACTGACCCGGAACGAGCCGACCACCTTCGACAAGGCGGCCGCGCTCTGGCGGTACTTCACCACCGCGGAGAACGGGTTCACCTACGACACCCGAACCGCGGAGGCCTCCGACTCCGACGCGCTCGCCGACTTCCTGCTCAACGGCAAGCGCGGCTTCTGCGAACAGTTCGCCTCCGCGATGGCCGTGATGCTGCGCGCGCTGGACATCCCGGCCAGGGTGGCGGTCGGCTTCACCACCGGCTATCCCGCCTCCGACTACCGCTCGATCACCTCGCAGGACGCGCACGCCTGGGTCGAGGTCTACTTCGGCGCCAGCGGCTGGGTCTCCTTCGACCCGACCCCGCTGGCCGACGGCCGCGGTTACCTGCCGCCCTACCTGCAACGCAACGACACACCCTCGGACTCCTCCGGCGACACCGGCGCCGAGGAGCCGTCCCCCTCGGCCTCGCCGGAGCCCTCGGCCGGCGCGGAGACCGAGCAGAACGCCGTCCCGCTGCCGCCGGGCGAGGCCCAGCCGAACTTCCTCGAACGGCCGCCGGCCTGGTCCGGTTGGGGCGCCCTGATCGCGGGGCTCGCGGCGCTGGTGCTGACCGTGGCGACGGTGCTGCTCGGCAGGCGATCCTCCGCGCTGCGCCATCGCTCGGGCGGGGTACCCGACTGGTTGTCAGCGACGGTCGGCCTGCTGTGGGTGGTGTCCCTGGTGCTGGCGGGCTGGCAGGTGCACTGGACGTTCGCCCTCGGCCTGCTGATCATCGTGCTGCTCGGGCTCGCGCCCTCGGTCGCCAGGGAAGTAACCAGAAGGCGCAGGCTGCGTACGATCGCGACCAGCCGGTCCACCGCGGCCGACGCGGCATGGGACGAGCTGCTGGACGAGTGCGCGGACCGTGGCACCACGATCCCGAAGAGCGACACCGTGCGGGTGGCCGCGCAGAAGCTCGCCCACCGGCACCACCTCGACGAGGAGGGCAAGGACCACCTGCGCACCGTGGTGGGCGTGGTGGAGCGTTCCTGGTACAGCCCGACCGATCGGGAGGGCGACCCCGAGTTCGCCTCGGCGTTCCACGGGTTGCGGCAGAGCCTACGGCGCAGCGCCCCGGTATCGCTTCGGGGCAGGCTGCTGCCCCGCTCCCTCTTCCGCCGCCGCGGCTGA
- a CDS encoding DUF58 domain-containing protein, protein MLRALSGLTTRGRCLLAAGVAAAVCAAVLNERDLLRVALFVVALPLLIVLFVAATRVRIGATRTLLPERVAVGRSGEVQLELWRNGRLPAGEVMLEDGVPYALGGRPRFVVEHLPHHRPVALRYALQPVLRGIQQVGPLRATITDPFGLCEFDRELIGHSRLVVVPTVVGLSGLPIGAGIGSGDDGSIRLHAGQGETDAIVRQYRQGDDLRKVHWPSTARRDEIMVRIEERPWRGGTTVLLDHRAAAHHGTGPAASLEWAVSFGASVCLHLRRAGHRVRLVTEHGTVLADTPGEGGEYYDNIVLDSLAALQPAHQRDITTGYDPAHGQELIAVLGTVSNESVHELIRYRPRGTRSLAVLLDTPAWAGGTGGPDQPGSVAESATLLRAAGWGVIVAGPSSPMPEVWSGLCTSAARRGSLIGGGS, encoded by the coding sequence ATGCTGCGCGCGCTGTCCGGACTGACCACCCGCGGTCGCTGCCTGCTCGCGGCCGGGGTCGCGGCCGCGGTCTGCGCGGCCGTACTGAACGAGCGGGACCTGCTCAGGGTGGCCCTGTTCGTCGTGGCCCTACCGCTGCTGATCGTGTTGTTCGTCGCGGCGACCAGGGTCCGGATCGGCGCCACCCGCACCCTGCTGCCCGAACGGGTCGCGGTCGGCCGCTCCGGTGAGGTGCAGCTCGAACTGTGGCGGAACGGCAGGTTGCCCGCCGGCGAGGTGATGCTGGAGGACGGCGTGCCCTACGCGCTCGGTGGTCGGCCCCGGTTCGTGGTGGAACACCTTCCGCACCACCGTCCGGTGGCCCTGCGCTACGCGCTGCAGCCGGTGCTGCGCGGCATCCAGCAGGTCGGACCACTGCGCGCCACCATCACCGACCCGTTCGGGTTGTGCGAGTTCGACCGGGAGCTGATCGGGCACTCGCGGCTGGTCGTGGTGCCCACAGTGGTCGGGCTCTCCGGCCTGCCGATCGGCGCCGGGATCGGGTCCGGGGACGACGGCAGCATCCGGCTGCACGCCGGGCAGGGGGAGACCGACGCGATCGTGCGCCAGTACCGGCAGGGCGACGACCTGCGCAAGGTGCACTGGCCGTCCACCGCGCGGCGGGACGAGATCATGGTCCGGATCGAGGAGCGGCCCTGGCGCGGGGGGACCACCGTCCTGCTGGACCACCGCGCCGCCGCGCACCACGGCACCGGCCCGGCCGCCAGCCTGGAGTGGGCGGTGTCCTTCGGCGCCAGTGTGTGCCTGCACCTGCGCCGCGCCGGGCATCGGGTCCGGCTGGTCACCGAGCACGGCACCGTGCTGGCGGACACCCCTGGCGAGGGCGGCGAGTACTACGACAACATCGTGCTCGACTCGCTCGCCGCGCTGCAGCCAGCACACCAGCGGGACATCACCACCGGCTACGACCCCGCGCACGGGCAGGAGCTCATCGCGGTGCTCGGCACGGTGAGCAACGAGAGCGTGCACGAGTTGATCCGCTACCGCCCGCGCGGCACCCGCAGCCTCGCCGTGCTGCTGGACACGCCGGCCTGGGCGGGTGGCACCGGCGGCCCAGACCAACCGGGGTCGGTCGCCGAGTCCGCCACGCTGTTGCGCGCGGCCGGCTGGGGCGTGATCGTCGCCGGGCCGAGCAGCCCGATGCCCGAGGTCTGGTCCGGCCTGTGCACCAGCGCGGCCCGGCGCGGCTCGCTGATCGGCGGTGGCTCATGA
- a CDS encoding DNA-formamidopyrimidine glycosylase family protein: protein MPEGDTVFLAGRTLERAMAGQRLYRTEFRHPALATADLRGQRVSEVRTVGKHIFTRFSAGLSLHSHLRMDGSWQVLRPGGRWRAPAHHARVILAGDTAEAVGFRLHDLELLPTEAESRLVGHLGPDLLDPQWTSEHVRTAAGALAAAPERELGLALLDQRIMAGIGNLYKVEICFLLGVSPWTPVSDVDPERVVSLARKLLLANAWRHEQSTTGELARGRRNWVYERGRHGCFRCGGRVRIATQGAGVHGRPTWFCPRCQPGPCPDR from the coding sequence GTGCCCGAGGGTGACACCGTCTTCCTCGCCGGGCGGACCCTGGAGCGGGCGATGGCCGGGCAGAGGCTGTACCGCACCGAGTTCCGCCATCCGGCACTGGCCACCGCCGACCTCCGCGGGCAGCGGGTGTCAGAGGTCCGCACCGTGGGCAAGCACATATTCACCCGGTTCTCCGCCGGGCTGAGCCTGCACAGCCACCTGAGGATGGACGGGTCCTGGCAGGTGCTACGGCCGGGAGGTCGCTGGCGGGCGCCCGCGCACCACGCCAGGGTCATCCTGGCCGGGGACACCGCCGAGGCCGTCGGCTTCCGCCTGCACGACCTGGAGTTGCTGCCGACCGAGGCGGAGTCCCGGCTGGTCGGGCACCTCGGCCCGGACCTCCTGGATCCACAGTGGACCAGCGAGCACGTGCGGACGGCCGCCGGCGCGCTGGCCGCGGCCCCGGAAAGGGAACTCGGGCTGGCCCTACTCGACCAGCGGATCATGGCCGGGATCGGCAACCTGTACAAGGTGGAGATCTGCTTCCTGCTCGGTGTCTCCCCGTGGACTCCAGTGTCCGATGTCGACCCAGAGCGGGTGGTGTCCTTGGCTCGCAAGCTGTTGCTGGCCAACGCGTGGCGGCATGAACAGAGCACCACCGGCGAGTTGGCCCGCGGCCGAAGGAACTGGGTGTACGAACGCGGCAGGCACGGGTGTTTCCGATGCGGTGGAAGGGTTCGCATCGCCACGCAGGGCGCCGGGGTGCACGGCAGGCCGACCTGGTTCTGCCCTCGATGCCAGCCGGGGCCTTGCCCGGACCGGTAG
- a CDS encoding ParA family protein: MHTVAVLSLKGGVGKTTVALGLASAALRRGARALVGDLDPQGNATATLDPPLTEATLVEVLETPRRAVLDRAIAPSAWSEDLDVLVGCEELELLNEPGSSGRRLDNLARALDELHDNPPDQRPYELAILDCPPSLGRLTRSALMAADSALLVTEPTMYAVAGAERALEAIETIRAEHNPNLRPAGVLVNRLRVRSYEHQYRVGELREAFGRLVMPTAIPDRLAIQQAQGACMPIHEWTSPSAQEIALTFNMVLAKILRSDRAGRHRLAREASEGELETEPETTSEFPATPAYAEPETG, from the coding sequence GTGCACACGGTCGCGGTACTCAGCCTCAAGGGAGGCGTCGGGAAAACGACGGTTGCGCTCGGCCTCGCCTCCGCAGCCCTGCGCCGGGGTGCACGCGCGCTGGTGGGTGATCTCGATCCTCAGGGCAACGCCACGGCCACCCTGGACCCGCCGTTGACCGAGGCGACGCTGGTCGAGGTCCTGGAGACCCCCCGGCGCGCGGTGCTCGACCGGGCGATCGCCCCGAGCGCGTGGAGCGAGGACCTCGACGTGCTGGTCGGCTGCGAGGAGTTGGAGCTGCTGAACGAGCCGGGCAGCAGCGGACGGCGATTGGACAACCTGGCCAGGGCGCTGGACGAGCTGCACGACAACCCACCGGACCAGCGGCCCTACGAGCTGGCCATCCTGGACTGCCCGCCCTCGCTGGGCAGGCTCACCCGCTCGGCCCTGATGGCCGCGGACAGTGCCCTGCTCGTCACCGAGCCGACGATGTACGCGGTTGCCGGCGCCGAGCGCGCGCTGGAGGCAATCGAGACCATCCGCGCGGAACACAACCCGAACCTGCGCCCGGCCGGGGTGCTGGTGAACCGGCTGCGGGTGCGCTCCTACGAGCACCAGTACCGGGTCGGCGAGCTCAGGGAGGCGTTCGGCAGGCTGGTCATGCCGACCGCCATCCCGGACCGGCTGGCCATCCAGCAGGCGCAGGGCGCGTGCATGCCGATCCACGAGTGGACCTCGCCGAGCGCGCAGGAGATCGCGCTCACCTTCAACATGGTGCTGGCCAAGATCCTGCGTTCCGACCGGGCCGGGCGGCACCGCCTCGCCAGGGAGGCCAGCGAGGGCGAACTCGAGACCGAGCCCGAGACGACCTCGGAGTTCCCCGCCACACCCGCCTACGCCGAGCCCGAGACCGGCTGA
- the add gene encoding adenosine deaminase, with protein MPENSALRDVVAALPKVELHVHLVGSAGIETVTSLARRHPASGVPTDAAQLREFFTFRDFDHFLKVYWAVQQLLRDSTDIHTLVTGLAADLAAQNCRYAEVTVTPYNHLLDGIPGDELLTGLATGRAAAAEEHGVDLAWCFDIPGEKGTKAGKETLVFALTNRPEGLVSLGLGGPEVGVGRAQFEPYFTAAREAGLHSVPHAGETTGPATIWSAVHDLGAERIGHGTSCTSDPALLEYLGTHGIPLEVCPTSNVCTRQVPSIEAHPVRRMLDHGLLVTLNTDDPPMFGVTLNGEYLAVAETLRLRPAELARLARNGVEASFLEGPARAGLLAEIDRTLAR; from the coding sequence ATGCCCGAAAACTCGGCCCTGCGCGATGTCGTTGCCGCCCTGCCCAAAGTCGAACTACACGTCCACCTCGTCGGCTCGGCGGGCATCGAGACCGTGACCTCGCTGGCCCGCAGGCATCCCGCCTCCGGGGTGCCGACCGACGCCGCCCAGCTGCGCGAGTTCTTCACCTTCCGCGACTTCGACCACTTCCTCAAGGTGTACTGGGCCGTGCAGCAGTTGCTGCGCGACAGTACCGATATCCACACCCTGGTCACCGGGCTCGCCGCGGATCTGGCCGCGCAGAACTGCCGCTACGCGGAGGTGACCGTCACCCCGTACAACCACCTGCTGGACGGCATCCCCGGCGACGAACTGCTGACCGGCCTGGCCACCGGCCGCGCGGCCGCGGCCGAGGAACACGGAGTGGACCTGGCCTGGTGCTTCGACATTCCCGGGGAGAAGGGAACCAAGGCCGGAAAGGAAACGCTGGTCTTCGCCCTGACCAACCGGCCCGAGGGCCTGGTCAGCCTCGGCCTCGGCGGCCCGGAGGTCGGGGTCGGGCGAGCGCAGTTCGAGCCCTACTTCACCGCTGCCCGCGAGGCCGGCCTGCACAGCGTGCCGCACGCGGGCGAGACCACCGGGCCGGCGACCATCTGGTCGGCCGTGCACGACCTCGGCGCGGAACGGATCGGGCACGGGACGAGCTGCACCTCCGATCCGGCGTTGCTCGAATACCTTGGCACGCACGGAATCCCGTTGGAGGTGTGTCCCACGTCCAACGTATGCACCCGGCAGGTCCCCTCGATCGAGGCGCATCCCGTCCGCCGGATGCTGGACCACGGGCTGCTGGTGACGCTGAACACGGACGATCCGCCGATGTTCGGCGTCACGTTGAACGGCGAGTACCTCGCCGTCGCCGAAACCCTCCGCCTGCGGCCGGCCGAACTGGCACGGCTGGCCCGCAACGGCGTCGAGGCCTCGTTCCTGGAAGGACCCGCCCGCGCCGGGCTGCTCGCCGAGATCGACCGGACTCTCGCTCGCTGA
- the dinB gene encoding DNA polymerase IV, producing the protein MGANTGLPADFARFRVRETAPPEEWPDDTGCGVLHVDMDAFFAAVELRTRPELVDRPVVVAAAGPRSVVLSANYPARRYGVHSAMPVGAAKRLCPQAVYLPPTRGLYAEVSRGVLAIFGELTPLVEPLSLDEAFLDVSGALRRLDRTPAGVGAWIRQRVVAEHGITCSVGVAPAKFVAKLASGMAKPDGMVVVPAERTLDFLHPLPVSALWGVGKRTEAHLRQLGLGTIGDIARAPLARLRRSLGTALGDHLHELAAGRDERPVVPDAPEKSLGAEHTFDVDQHDRQALERELLRLSERVAATLRAKGLRGRTVSIKVRFADFRTITRARTLLSGTDTAREIHATAVALFAEHGTAGAVRLIGVRVDGLSGADEGEQLSFETDEPRWRHAEVAADVARSRFGAAAVRPASLLPPDERQNRS; encoded by the coding sequence ATGGGAGCGAACACGGGCCTGCCCGCCGACTTCGCGCGGTTCCGGGTCCGGGAGACGGCACCGCCCGAGGAGTGGCCGGACGACACCGGCTGTGGCGTGCTGCACGTCGACATGGACGCCTTTTTCGCGGCCGTCGAGCTGCGCACCCGGCCGGAGCTGGTGGACCGCCCGGTGGTCGTGGCCGCGGCGGGCCCCCGCTCGGTGGTGCTGTCCGCCAACTACCCGGCACGCCGGTACGGGGTGCATTCGGCCATGCCGGTCGGGGCGGCCAAGCGGCTCTGCCCGCAGGCGGTCTACCTGCCGCCGACCCGCGGTCTCTACGCGGAGGTCTCCCGTGGCGTGCTGGCGATCTTCGGCGAGCTGACCCCGCTGGTGGAGCCGCTCAGCCTGGATGAGGCATTCCTGGACGTCAGCGGCGCGCTGCGTCGACTGGACCGCACTCCGGCCGGCGTCGGCGCCTGGATCCGGCAGCGGGTGGTCGCCGAGCACGGGATCACCTGCTCGGTCGGGGTGGCGCCGGCCAAGTTCGTCGCCAAACTCGCCTCCGGGATGGCCAAGCCGGACGGCATGGTGGTGGTGCCCGCCGAGCGCACGCTCGACTTCCTGCATCCGCTGCCGGTGTCCGCGCTCTGGGGCGTCGGCAAGCGCACCGAGGCGCACCTGCGTCAACTCGGCCTGGGCACCATCGGCGACATCGCCCGTGCCCCGCTGGCGCGGCTGCGGCGCTCGCTCGGCACCGCCCTCGGCGACCATCTGCACGAGCTGGCCGCCGGCCGCGACGAGCGACCGGTGGTGCCGGACGCGCCGGAGAAGTCACTCGGCGCGGAACACACCTTCGATGTGGATCAGCACGACCGGCAGGCGTTGGAGCGGGAGCTGCTCCGGCTGTCCGAGCGGGTCGCGGCGACCCTGCGGGCGAAGGGCCTGCGCGGCAGGACGGTGTCGATCAAGGTCCGGTTCGCCGACTTCCGGACCATCACCCGGGCGAGGACCCTGCTGTCGGGCACCGACACCGCCAGGGAGATCCACGCGACGGCCGTGGCCCTGTTCGCCGAGCACGGCACCGCGGGCGCCGTGCGGCTGATCGGGGTCCGGGTGGACGGGCTGTCCGGTGCGGACGAGGGGGAACAGCTCAGTTTCGAGACGGACGAGCCGCGCTGGCGACACGCCGAGGTGGCCGCGGACGTCGCCCGGTCCCGGTTCGGCGCCGCCGCGGTCCGCCCGGCCTCCTTGCTGCCGCCTGACGAGCGGCAAAACCGGTCGTGA
- a CDS encoding class I SAM-dependent methyltransferase, with product MRTDTSAGRGSAAVRTVLEASLDEARARGIEQPKVVDVGGGSGGWAVPFASAGCLVTVVEPNPNALATLRRRAEEGGVAERITVVADDSEALHQHVPADSADLVLAHGLFEVVDDPSATATALARVLAPGGTVSVLVANRHAAVLQRALAGRLTTARQLLASPEGVLSEDGETLLRRLDTARLAELLVGAGLEITLLQGDGVVPDTAQPAAHPTDTEAGTWESELAEFEALAANTPPLRDIAGRLHALATRPRG from the coding sequence ATGCGAACGGACACATCCGCAGGTCGTGGCTCGGCGGCGGTGCGGACCGTGCTGGAGGCCTCGCTGGACGAGGCGCGGGCGCGCGGGATCGAACAGCCCAAGGTGGTCGATGTCGGTGGCGGCAGCGGCGGCTGGGCGGTGCCGTTCGCTTCCGCCGGCTGCCTGGTCACGGTGGTCGAACCCAACCCGAACGCGCTGGCCACGCTGCGCAGGCGGGCCGAGGAAGGCGGGGTGGCCGAGCGGATCACCGTGGTCGCCGACGACTCGGAGGCGCTGCACCAGCATGTCCCGGCGGACTCGGCCGACCTGGTACTGGCGCACGGCCTGTTCGAGGTGGTCGACGACCCCAGCGCGACCGCGACCGCGCTGGCCAGGGTGCTGGCACCCGGCGGGACGGTGTCGGTGCTGGTCGCCAACCGGCATGCCGCGGTCCTGCAACGCGCGTTGGCCGGCAGGCTGACCACGGCCCGGCAGCTGCTGGCCAGCCCGGAAGGCGTGCTGTCCGAGGACGGCGAGACCCTGCTGCGCAGGTTGGACACCGCGCGGCTGGCTGAGTTGCTGGTCGGGGCCGGGCTGGAGATCACCCTGCTGCAGGGCGACGGGGTGGTGCCGGACACCGCGCAGCCCGCCGCGCACCCGACCGACACCGAGGCCGGTACCTGGGAGAGCGAGCTCGCCGAGTTCGAGGCGCTGGCGGCGAACACGCCCCCGTTGCGGGACATCGCCGGCCGGTTGCACGCGCTGGCCACGCGCCCGCGCGGCTAG